One region of Candidatus Woesearchaeota archaeon genomic DNA includes:
- a CDS encoding histidine--tRNA ligase — MKKPKGTEDFFPEEMEIRNSIFNLLRNIAGKYGYKEVSSPAFESLDLLTRKEGKEIKEQIFTLEKRGRESLGLRFDLTVPMARMFISRQKSLPKPVKWFSTGRMWRYEQPQKGRLREFYQMSVELFGAGSIYADAEIISLAIDCLVSLGLTEKDFYVKLNSRGLLQAILLQFIPASKLENVIRLIDKREKIGREEFNRELKKETIAYDKINSLLDKGIEDIKPANKDIKNSLDEMKGLMSMLGNKRKFLRFDLSTARGLAYYTGTVFEVFDTGNKYRAIIGGGRYDNLVGMFGGQKAPATGFGLGYATLLLLLEDKGIIPKAEKGVDFYIAPVSGKETGYALQAADNLRNRYCVEVDLMGRNLGNQFKYADKIKARKVIVIGEKELMSGKLTVKDMVSGREQRLSLEDI; from the coding sequence ATGAAGAAGCCGAAAGGAACTGAGGATTTTTTCCCAGAAGAAATGGAAATAAGGAACAGTATCTTTAATCTGCTTAGGAATATTGCCGGAAAATACGGCTATAAGGAAGTTTCCAGCCCTGCTTTTGAAAGCCTTGATTTGCTTACCAGAAAAGAGGGAAAGGAGATAAAGGAGCAGATATTCACTCTTGAGAAAAGAGGCAGGGAAAGCCTGGGATTAAGGTTTGACCTGACAGTTCCCATGGCGAGGATGTTTATCAGCCGGCAGAAATCCCTCCCAAAGCCTGTCAAATGGTTTTCGACAGGCAGGATGTGGAGATACGAGCAGCCGCAGAAAGGAAGGTTAAGAGAGTTCTATCAGATGAGCGTGGAGCTGTTTGGTGCTGGCAGCATATATGCGGACGCTGAGATCATATCACTTGCTATTGATTGCCTTGTCTCGCTTGGGCTTACAGAAAAGGATTTCTATGTCAAGCTGAATTCAAGAGGCCTGCTGCAGGCCATCCTGCTGCAGTTCATTCCGGCTTCCAAGCTGGAGAATGTGATAAGGCTGATAGACAAGAGGGAAAAGATAGGCAGGGAGGAGTTTAACAGGGAGCTGAAAAAAGAAACCATAGCTTATGATAAGATAAATTCGCTTCTTGATAAGGGTATTGAAGACATAAAGCCGGCAAATAAGGATATAAAGAATTCACTGGATGAGATGAAGGGGCTCATGAGTATGCTGGGCAATAAGAGGAAATTCCTAAGATTTGACCTTTCTACAGCACGCGGCCTGGCTTATTATACAGGAACAGTTTTTGAGGTCTTTGACACGGGCAATAAATACAGGGCTATTATAGGGGGCGGCAGATACGACAACCTTGTCGGGATGTTTGGCGGCCAGAAAGCCCCTGCTACAGGGTTCGGCTTGGGATATGCTACATTGCTTCTTTTATTGGAAGACAAAGGCATTATCCCGAAAGCTGAAAAGGGTGTTGACTTTTACATTGCCCCTGTTTCCGGGAAAGAGACAGGATATGCATTACAGGCAGCTGATAATCTAAGAAACAGGTATTGTGTTGAAGTCGACCTAATGGGAAGAAACTTGGGAAACCAGTTTAAGTATGCAGATAAGATCAAGGCGCGGAAGGTTATCGTTATAGGAGAAAAAGAGCTAATGTCGGGAAAGCTTACAGTGAAAGACATGGTCTCAGGCAGGGAGCAGAGATTAAGCCTCGAAGATATCTAA
- the guaA gene encoding glutamine-hydrolyzing GMP synthase → MLAVINFGSQLSHLIARRVRDLGVYSEILPWDMPANEIRKLNPAGIILSGGPASVYNKCSPMADRGIFGLGIPVLGICYGMQLIGKEFGRVENKQIKEYGKAELKIKKNGRLLKGLSKKEQVWMSHGDAVSRLTNFDVLAFTGSCPVAAVENNDKKIYGLQFHPEVVHTLKGNKIFSNFVFDICKAEKDFDISDLKEKLMQEIRHTAGRNDVLMATSGGVDSTVAAVLMHKAIGNRLHCVFIDHGLIRNNERKEVEQAFKKYFEFENFYSVDASAIFLKKLKGITDPEKKRKIIGHTFIEVFEKKARELEEKHPKISFLGQGTIYPDRIESAQPSKEASKIKSHHNLTLPRKMHLRVIEPLKDLYKDGVRKLGKELNIPDEILNRHPFPGPGLGIRVLGEITAERLSILRQADYIFIEELRKSGYYGKVWQALAALFPIKAVGVMGDARTYEYVISLRAVTSIDAMTADWAKLPPSLLEKISSRIVNEVRGVNRVVYDITQKPPGTIEYE, encoded by the coding sequence AACGAGATAAGGAAACTCAATCCTGCAGGAATAATCCTCTCAGGCGGGCCTGCTTCTGTCTATAATAAGTGCTCTCCTATGGCTGATAGGGGAATATTCGGGCTGGGAATTCCTGTGCTGGGCATATGCTACGGCATGCAGCTTATAGGAAAAGAGTTCGGCAGGGTAGAGAATAAGCAGATTAAGGAGTATGGGAAAGCGGAGCTGAAAATTAAGAAAAACGGCAGGCTGCTGAAAGGCCTGTCCAAAAAAGAGCAGGTCTGGATGAGCCACGGTGATGCTGTCTCCAGGCTCACGAATTTTGATGTGCTTGCTTTCACAGGCTCATGCCCCGTAGCAGCTGTTGAAAACAATGACAAGAAAATCTACGGCCTGCAGTTCCATCCCGAAGTCGTGCACACGCTGAAGGGAAATAAGATATTCTCTAATTTTGTTTTTGATATCTGCAAAGCAGAGAAGGATTTCGATATAAGTGATTTGAAAGAAAAGTTAATGCAGGAAATCAGGCATACTGCAGGCAGGAATGATGTCCTGATGGCCACTTCAGGAGGAGTTGACTCTACGGTTGCTGCCGTGCTCATGCATAAGGCAATAGGCAATAGGCTGCACTGCGTATTCATCGACCACGGCCTGATAAGGAATAATGAAAGAAAAGAGGTTGAGCAGGCTTTTAAAAAATATTTCGAGTTTGAAAATTTCTATTCTGTTGATGCTTCCGCGATTTTTTTGAAAAAATTGAAAGGGATTACCGATCCCGAGAAGAAAAGGAAGATTATCGGGCATACCTTTATAGAGGTTTTTGAGAAAAAAGCAAGGGAGCTTGAGGAGAAGCATCCAAAAATCAGTTTCCTGGGGCAGGGCACAATATATCCTGACAGGATTGAGAGCGCACAGCCCTCCAAAGAAGCTTCCAAGATAAAGTCCCACCATAACCTTACACTTCCCCGCAAGATGCACTTAAGGGTAATAGAGCCCCTCAAGGACCTGTATAAAGATGGTGTGAGGAAATTAGGAAAAGAGCTTAACATCCCTGATGAGATACTTAACAGGCATCCTTTTCCCGGCCCCGGCTTGGGCATAAGGGTATTGGGGGAGATTACTGCCGAAAGGCTCAGCATATTGAGGCAGGCTGATTACATATTCATTGAAGAGCTCAGGAAATCCGGCTATTATGGCAAAGTATGGCAGGCCTTGGCTGCTTTATTTCCTATAAAGGCTGTCGGCGTGATGGGTGATGCAAGAACCTATGAATATGTTATCAGCTTAAGGGCTGTTACATCAATTGATGCCATGACCGCAGACTGGGCAAAGCTGCCTCCCAGCCTGCTCGAGAAAATTTCCTCCAGAATAGTAAATGAAGTCAGGGGCGTGAACAGGGTAGTGTACGACATAACCCAAAAGCCGCCCGGCACTATAGAGTATGAGTGA